The following proteins are co-located in the Vicugna pacos chromosome 3, VicPac4, whole genome shotgun sequence genome:
- the LOC140689240 gene encoding olfactory receptor 2L3-like, whose product MESYNQTSTDFILLGLFPPSGIGLFLFILIALIFLVALFGNLSMILLICLDTHLHTPMYFLLSQLSFIDLNYISTIVPKMVSNYLFGNKSISFIGCGVQSFFFLTLGGAETLLLTFMAYDRYVAICFPLHYPIRISRRVCVLMITGSWIMGSVNSCAHTTYALHIPYCRSRTINHFFCDVPATLTLACMDTWVYEYTMFVSTTLFLVLPFVIIACSYGCVLLAVHRMRSAEGRKKAFSTCSTHLTVVTFYYVPFAYTYLRPRSLRSPAEDKALAVFYTVLTPMLNPVIYSLRNKEVMGALRRVIQRICSVNM is encoded by the coding sequence ATGGAAAGTTATAATCAAACATCAACTGATTTCATCTTGCTGGGGTTATTCCCTCCTTCAGGAATTggcctgtttctttttattctcattgctCTCATTTTCCTAGTGGCATTATTTGGCAACCTCTCCATGATCCTTCTCATCTGTCTGGACACCCatctccacacccccatgtattTCCTACTTAGTCAGCTCTCCTTCATTGACCTGAACTACATCTCCACCATTGTTCCCAAAATGGTCTCCAATTATCTGTTTGGAAATAAGTCTATCTCCTTCATTGGGTGTGGGGTTCAGAGCTTCTTCTTCTTGACTCTAGGAGGTGCAGAAACACTGCTTTTGACATTTATGGCTTATGATCGTTATGTGGCCATTTGCTTCCCTCTTCACTATCCCATCAGGATCAGcagaagagtgtgtgtgttgATGATAACAGGATCTTGGATAATGGGCTCTGTCAACTCCTGTGCCCACACCACGTATGCCCTCCACATCCCTTACTGCAGGTCCAGGACCATCAATCACTTCTTCTGTGATGTCCCAGCCACGCTGACTCTGGCCTGCATGGACACGTGGGTCTATGAGTACACCATGTTTGTGAGTACCACCCTattccttgtgctgccttttgTCATTATTGCATGTTCCTACGGCTGCGTTCTCCTTGCTGTCCACCGCATGCGCTcagcagaagggaggaagaaggccTTTTCAACCTGCAGCACCCACCTCACTGTGGTGACTTTCTATTATGTGCCCTTTGCTTACACTTACCTGCGCCCAAGATCCCTTCGATCTCCAGCAGAGGACAAAGCTCTGGCTGTCTTCTACACCGTCCTGACCCCAATGCTCAATCCTGTTATCTATAGCCTGAGAAACAAGGAGGTGATGGGGGCCTTGAGAAGAGTAATTCAGAGAATCTGCTCTGTGAATATGTAG